The following proteins come from a genomic window of Pseudomonas hygromyciniae:
- a CDS encoding chemotaxis protein CheW: protein MLDHRTSQLTGLLLPLADRHLLLPNVAVAELIDFQRGEPASDAPPWYLRQVTWRDQHLPLISFEAACGGASVVSERARIVVLNALGGRPTLKFIALVIQGIPRSYKLDSQLSYVDVPLSLLELAAVQVGEQVAKVPDLLKLEALLVEAGLA, encoded by the coding sequence ATGCTTGACCACCGCACCAGTCAACTCACCGGCTTGCTACTGCCCCTGGCCGACCGCCACCTGTTGCTGCCCAACGTCGCGGTGGCCGAGCTGATCGACTTCCAGCGCGGCGAACCGGCCAGCGACGCGCCGCCGTGGTACCTGCGCCAAGTGACCTGGCGTGACCAGCACCTGCCGCTGATCAGCTTTGAAGCGGCGTGCGGTGGCGCCAGTGTTGTCAGCGAACGCGCGCGGATTGTGGTGCTCAACGCCCTGGGCGGGCGGCCCACATTGAAGTTTATTGCGCTGGTGATCCAGGGCATTCCCCGCTCTTACAAGCTCGATAGCCAGTTGAGTTATGTGGACGTACCTCTGTCGCTGCTGGAACTGGCGGCGGTACAGGTCGGCGAGCAGGTGGCGAAAGTGCCGGACCTGTTGAAATTGGAAGCGCTGCTG
- a CDS encoding Hpt domain-containing protein, whose translation MVDRHDYVALEWVKGEIAETLKQARAALDAFADDASEQALAQCLAGIHQVHGALQMVEFYGAALLAEEMEHLALALQAGHVSQREEGIRLLQQALGQLPLYLDRVHSARRDLPLVVLPLLNDLRSVHGKSLLSETSLFSPQLLVIAPLPDEALAQRAPADFAEQLQQWRQMLQQGLAGLLREDHGPSNLEDMARVFAQLEALCHGAPLLALWQVTSALAEGMLTGVIANSPALRSLLKSCDKVLKRLQIQGIEGINTPAPDQLLKSLLFYIAKVTRPTPRMQSLKERYGLDEALPDSTVVDAERARLAGPDRNAMGSVLGALCEELVRVKERLDLFVRSDRQHTADLDSLLAPLRQIADTLAVLGFGQPRKVIIDQLAVVQGLAQGQREPNDAVLMDVAGALLYVEATLAGMVGTVEPQNREDSRLPTTDLTQIHQLVIKESCQCLKQARELVIDCLDAGWDTQRLESLPELLTQVRGALAMIPLPRAANLMRGFNDYVNEQLMVQDTAPPTAQLEHFADVLSSLEHYLERMLQDPDAPGERVLDIAFEGLAALGYAPVQSPQAWRQERSASSEESTDNTLAQALASPTPRLNPPALQRPGSLLPPPADEESVDDELREVFLEETAEVLEVLQRLIPQGAASLEDKSTLSDMRRAFHTLKGSGRMVRALVLAELAWAVENLLNRVLERVVAPGAEVQVVLDDVLLLLPTLIAEFAADAQRQRDDVDLLAARAHALASGAPLPPAVEQDDSALDPLLLEIFRNEALSHLDSLNRFLHQATEQMPLPVSDELQRALHTLKGSAYMAGVLPIAELARPLDHLTREYKAHRLALDLDEIDLLLEGEALFQRGLRQLDSNPLAPIDGAQSLIERTQARLDSQLEAFLNAPSEGLRIKRDPQLISNFLAQGMDILLDVESLLRRWQQHPGERQELSALLDELTTLGEGAHLADLHPMDELCEALLDLYGAVEESSLAVSERFFHEAELAHEALINMLDQLAAGQEVSPAPARMKALRELLDEGLDPSATGLIKSDGSRALSIAELGAATTQLQQDWAVDDEIVEIFLEEAVDILDSAGQSLKRWLLEPDGVAPLSSLQRDLHTLRGGARMAEIGPVGDLAQELESLYEGLVDRRYSYSGEMAQVLMDSHEHLALQLEQLQEQQPLSDSSALINRLRDVRQNAAPVTVPVAPEAQGAGSDPELLDIFLEEAADILDSSGAALLRWQAEPQNRQEVETLLRDLHTLKGGARMVEIGPIGDLAHELEFLYEGLSAGLLAPTAELFALLQGCHDRLAQMVEAVAAGLPVGSVERLIERIKSLVQPTETQVAPVAMPTGKPEAPAASEPGADMVKISAELLDDLVNLAGETSIFRGRIEQQVNDARSALTEVQTTIERMRDQLRRLETETQGRLVSRQHAETERLGYEEFDPLEMDRHSQLQQLSRALSESASDLLDLKETLDQRNQDAQNLLQQQARINTELQEGLMRTRMVPFERMLPRLKRIVRQVAGELGKDVEFVVGNAEGEMDRNVLERMAAPLEHMLRNAVDHGLESRDARLLAGKPEKGRITLDLSHEGGDIIFDMRDDGAGVPLDAVRRKAIKRGLLDPDMEISDRDVLQFILQPGFSTAEKITQISGRGVGMDVVHEEVRQLGGSMVIDSTPGLGVHFRIRLPFTVSVNRALMVQCAEDQYAIPLNTIQGLVRVLPNELEGHYQLDPPVYEYAGQRYELYYLGELLHTVARPKLLGQNQPLPVLLMQCNERHIAVQVDDMAGTREIVVKGLGPQFAAVQGLSGATILGDGRVVLIIDLLAHIRALAPALPAQAADSVLAVNEPQKKQRLLVLVVDDSVTVRKVTSRLLERNGMNVLTAKDGIDAIALLEEHTPDLMLLDIEMPRMDGFEVAIQVRNDPRLKRLPIIMITSRTGQKHRDRAMAIGVNDYLGKPYQESVLLESIAYWSPKHA comes from the coding sequence ATGGTTGACCGGCACGACTACGTCGCCCTCGAATGGGTCAAGGGCGAAATCGCCGAAACCCTGAAGCAGGCCCGTGCGGCGCTGGACGCCTTTGCCGACGACGCCAGCGAGCAGGCCCTCGCGCAGTGCCTTGCGGGCATTCACCAGGTCCACGGCGCCCTGCAGATGGTCGAGTTCTACGGCGCGGCACTGCTCGCCGAAGAGATGGAACACCTGGCCCTGGCCCTGCAAGCGGGGCATGTCAGCCAGCGCGAAGAAGGCATTCGCCTGCTGCAACAGGCCCTCGGGCAACTGCCGTTGTACCTGGACCGTGTGCACAGCGCGCGGCGCGACCTGCCTCTGGTGGTGTTGCCGCTGCTCAACGACCTGCGCAGCGTGCACGGTAAAAGCCTGCTCTCGGAAACCAGCCTGTTCAGCCCGCAACTGCTGGTGATCGCGCCGTTGCCGGATGAAGCCCTGGCCCAACGTGCGCCGGCGGATTTTGCCGAGCAACTGCAGCAGTGGCGGCAAATGCTGCAACAAGGTTTGGCCGGGCTGCTGCGTGAGGATCATGGCCCCAGCAACCTGGAAGACATGGCGCGAGTCTTCGCCCAACTCGAAGCGCTGTGCCACGGCGCGCCGTTGCTGGCGTTGTGGCAAGTCACCTCGGCATTGGCCGAAGGCATGCTCACCGGCGTTATCGCCAATAGTCCGGCGCTGCGCAGCCTGCTCAAGAGCTGTGACAAGGTACTCAAGCGCCTGCAGATCCAGGGCATCGAAGGGATCAACACCCCGGCGCCGGATCAACTGCTCAAGAGCCTGCTGTTTTACATCGCCAAAGTCACCCGGCCGACGCCGCGCATGCAAAGCCTCAAAGAACGCTACGGCCTGGATGAAGCCTTGCCCGACAGTACCGTGGTCGATGCCGAGCGCGCGCGCCTGGCCGGCCCGGATCGCAATGCCATGGGCTCGGTGCTCGGCGCGTTGTGTGAGGAGTTGGTGCGGGTCAAGGAACGCCTGGACCTGTTTGTACGCAGCGACCGCCAGCACACAGCGGACCTGGACAGCTTGTTGGCGCCCTTGCGCCAGATCGCCGACACCCTGGCGGTGCTCGGCTTTGGCCAGCCGCGCAAAGTGATCATCGACCAGTTGGCGGTGGTCCAGGGCCTGGCCCAAGGGCAGCGCGAGCCCAATGATGCCGTGTTGATGGATGTGGCCGGAGCGTTGTTGTATGTCGAAGCGACCCTGGCCGGGATGGTGGGCACCGTCGAGCCGCAAAATCGTGAAGACAGCCGCCTGCCCACCACCGACCTGACCCAGATCCACCAGTTGGTGATCAAGGAGTCATGCCAGTGCCTCAAGCAGGCCCGGGAGTTGGTCATCGATTGCCTCGATGCAGGCTGGGACACACAGCGTCTGGAGTCCTTGCCCGAGCTGCTGACCCAGGTGCGCGGCGCCCTGGCGATGATTCCGTTGCCCCGTGCGGCCAACCTGATGCGTGGTTTCAATGACTACGTGAACGAGCAGTTGATGGTTCAGGACACTGCGCCGCCCACCGCGCAGCTCGAGCATTTTGCCGATGTGCTCAGCAGCCTGGAGCACTACCTGGAGCGCATGCTCCAGGACCCGGACGCGCCCGGCGAGCGGGTGTTGGACATCGCCTTTGAAGGCCTCGCGGCGCTGGGTTACGCGCCTGTGCAATCCCCGCAGGCTTGGCGCCAGGAACGGTCGGCGTCGAGCGAAGAATCAACGGACAACACCTTGGCGCAGGCCCTGGCCAGCCCGACCCCACGTCTCAACCCGCCCGCGCTGCAACGCCCGGGCAGCTTGCTGCCGCCACCGGCCGACGAAGAGTCGGTGGACGACGAACTGCGCGAAGTGTTCCTGGAAGAAACCGCCGAAGTACTGGAAGTGCTGCAGCGCCTGATACCCCAAGGCGCCGCCAGCCTCGAAGACAAGAGCACCCTGAGCGACATGCGCCGCGCGTTCCATACCCTCAAGGGCAGCGGGCGCATGGTGCGTGCCCTGGTGTTGGCGGAACTGGCGTGGGCCGTGGAAAACCTGCTTAACCGCGTGCTGGAACGGGTGGTCGCGCCGGGCGCCGAGGTCCAGGTCGTGCTCGATGACGTGCTGTTGCTGTTGCCGACCTTGATCGCCGAATTTGCCGCCGACGCCCAGCGCCAGCGCGATGATGTCGACCTGCTTGCCGCACGTGCCCATGCCCTGGCCAGTGGCGCGCCGTTACCGCCAGCCGTGGAGCAGGATGACAGCGCGCTCGACCCGCTGCTGCTGGAGATCTTCCGCAACGAAGCGTTGAGCCACTTGGACAGCCTCAATCGGTTTTTGCACCAGGCCACCGAACAGATGCCGCTGCCCGTCAGCGATGAGTTGCAACGTGCCCTGCATACCCTCAAGGGCAGTGCCTACATGGCGGGGGTCTTGCCCATCGCCGAACTGGCGCGGCCGCTGGACCACCTGACCCGCGAGTACAAGGCCCATCGCCTGGCGCTGGACCTGGATGAAATCGACCTGCTGCTGGAGGGCGAAGCCCTGTTCCAGCGCGGCTTGCGCCAGTTGGACAGTAATCCGCTGGCCCCCATCGACGGCGCGCAGTCCTTGATCGAGCGCACCCAGGCGCGTCTCGACAGCCAGCTCGAAGCCTTCCTCAACGCCCCGAGCGAGGGCCTGCGGATCAAGCGCGACCCCCAGTTGATCAGCAACTTCCTGGCCCAGGGCATGGATATCCTGCTCGACGTCGAAAGCCTCTTGCGGCGCTGGCAACAACACCCTGGCGAGCGCCAGGAGCTCAGTGCGCTGCTGGACGAGTTGACCACCCTGGGCGAGGGCGCGCACCTGGCCGACCTGCACCCGATGGATGAGCTGTGCGAAGCGTTGCTCGACCTGTATGGCGCGGTGGAAGAGAGCAGCCTGGCCGTCAGCGAGCGGTTTTTCCATGAGGCCGAACTGGCCCATGAAGCGCTGATCAACATGCTCGACCAACTGGCCGCCGGCCAGGAAGTCAGCCCGGCGCCGGCACGCATGAAAGCCTTGCGCGAGCTACTCGATGAAGGGCTCGATCCCAGCGCCACCGGCCTGATCAAAAGCGATGGCAGTCGCGCCCTGAGCATTGCCGAATTGGGCGCGGCCACCACACAGTTGCAACAAGACTGGGCGGTGGACGATGAGATCGTCGAGATCTTCCTTGAAGAAGCGGTCGATATCCTCGACAGCGCCGGGCAGTCCCTCAAGCGCTGGTTGCTGGAACCCGACGGCGTGGCACCGCTGTCGTCCCTGCAACGTGACCTGCACACCCTGCGCGGCGGCGCGCGCATGGCCGAAATCGGCCCGGTGGGCGATCTGGCCCAGGAACTGGAAAGCCTTTACGAAGGGTTGGTGGACCGGCGCTACAGTTACTCCGGTGAAATGGCCCAAGTGTTGATGGACAGCCATGAACACCTGGCCTTGCAACTGGAGCAGTTGCAAGAGCAGCAACCGTTGAGTGATTCCAGCGCCTTGATCAACCGTTTGCGCGATGTGCGCCAGAACGCGGCGCCAGTAACTGTGCCCGTAGCGCCTGAGGCGCAGGGTGCAGGCAGCGATCCCGAACTGCTGGATATCTTCCTCGAAGAAGCGGCCGATATCCTCGACAGCTCCGGCGCGGCGCTGTTGCGTTGGCAGGCCGAGCCGCAGAACCGCCAGGAGGTCGAGACCCTGCTGCGCGACCTGCATACCCTCAAGGGCGGTGCGCGCATGGTCGAAATTGGGCCGATCGGCGACCTGGCCCACGAACTGGAGTTTCTCTACGAAGGCCTTTCGGCGGGCCTGCTGGCGCCCACGGCTGAGCTGTTTGCGTTGTTGCAAGGCTGCCATGACCGCCTGGCACAGATGGTCGAGGCGGTGGCGGCGGGGTTGCCGGTCGGCTCGGTAGAGCGTCTGATCGAACGCATCAAGAGCCTGGTCCAGCCCACCGAAACCCAGGTTGCCCCGGTCGCGATGCCCACCGGCAAACCCGAAGCGCCGGCGGCCAGCGAGCCGGGCGCGGACATGGTGAAAATATCCGCCGAGCTGCTGGATGATCTGGTCAACCTCGCCGGTGAAACCTCGATTTTCCGGGGGCGTATCGAGCAGCAGGTCAACGACGCCCGCAGCGCCCTTACCGAGGTGCAAACCACCATCGAGCGCATGCGTGACCAACTGCGTCGCCTCGAAACCGAGACCCAGGGGCGGCTCGTCAGTCGCCAGCACGCCGAAACCGAGCGCCTGGGCTACGAAGAGTTCGACCCGCTGGAAATGGATCGCCATTCCCAGTTGCAACAATTGTCCCGTGCGTTGTCCGAGTCGGCCTCGGACTTGCTGGACCTCAAGGAAACCCTCGACCAGCGTAACCAGGACGCGCAGAACCTGTTGCAGCAACAGGCGCGGATCAACACCGAACTGCAAGAAGGCCTGATGCGCACGCGCATGGTGCCGTTCGAGCGCATGCTGCCGCGCCTCAAGCGCATCGTGCGGCAAGTGGCCGGTGAGTTGGGCAAGGATGTGGAATTCGTCGTCGGCAATGCCGAGGGCGAGATGGACCGCAACGTGCTGGAACGCATGGCCGCGCCCCTGGAGCATATGCTGCGCAACGCCGTTGACCATGGCCTGGAGTCGCGGGATGCGCGGCTGTTGGCGGGTAAGCCGGAGAAGGGCCGGATCACCCTGGACCTGAGCCACGAAGGCGGCGACATCATCTTCGATATGCGCGACGACGGCGCCGGTGTGCCACTGGATGCGGTGCGGCGCAAGGCGATCAAGCGGGGCCTGCTGGACCCGGATATGGAGATCAGCGACCGCGACGTGTTGCAGTTCATCTTGCAGCCAGGGTTCTCCACCGCCGAAAAAATCACCCAGATTTCCGGGCGTGGCGTGGGCATGGACGTGGTGCACGAAGAAGTGCGCCAGCTGGGTGGCAGCATGGTGATCGACTCCACGCCGGGGCTGGGCGTGCATTTTCGCATTCGCCTGCCGTTTACCGTGTCGGTCAACCGAGCGTTGATGGTGCAGTGTGCGGAGGACCAATACGCGATTCCGTTGAACACCATCCAGGGCCTGGTGCGTGTATTGCCCAATGAGCTGGAGGGGCACTACCAACTGGATCCGCCGGTGTATGAATACGCGGGCCAGCGCTACGAGTTGTATTACCTGGGCGAGTTGCTGCACACCGTGGCTCGTCCCAAGTTGCTGGGGCAAAACCAGCCGCTGCCGGTGCTGCTGATGCAGTGCAACGAGCGGCATATTGCGGTGCAGGTGGACGACATGGCCGGCACCCGGGAAATCGTGGTCAAAGGCCTGGGGCCGCAGTTTGCGGCGGTGCAAGGATTGTCCGGGGCGACCATCCTGGGCGATGGCCGGGTGGTGTTGATCATCGACCTGCTGGCGCATATCCGCGCCCTGGCCCCAGCCTTGCCGGCCCAGGCGGCAGACAGTGTGCTGGCAGTCAACGAGCCGCAGAAAAAACAGCGCTTGCTGGTGCTGGTGGTGGATGACTCGGTGACCGTGCGCAAAGTCACCAGCCGTCTGCTGGAGCGCAATGGCATGAACGTGCTGACCGCCAAGGACGGCATCGACGCCATCGCCTTGCTCGAAGAACACACCCCGGACCTGATGTTGCTGGATATCGAAATGCCGCGCATGGATGGCTTTGAAGTGGCGATCCAGGTGCGCAACGATCCGCGACTCAAGCGCCTGCCGATCATCATGATCACCTCCCGCACCGGCCAGAAACACCGCGACCGGGCCATGGCGATTGGCGTCAACGACTACCTCGGCAAGCCCTATCAAGAGTCGGTGTTGCTCGAAAGCATCGCCTACTGGAGCCCGAAACATGCTTGA
- a CDS encoding methyl-accepting chemotaxis protein, translated as MSTATPVKPQEASRSRSQIIVLFIALIIFIMLLFANFAYLNTQSTYDKQYIGHAGELRVLSQRIAKNATEAAAGKAAAFKLLSEARNDFAQRWGYLKKGDPATGLPAAPSAVRGEMRAVQHDWEALLKNTDVILASEQTVLSLHQVAATLAETVPQLQLESEKVVEILLQRGAPASQVAVAQRQSLLAERILGAVNTVLAGDDTAVKAADAFGRDANRFGQVLAGMLQGSAGLKISEVQDPDARARLAEIAELFEFVSGSVDEILETSPQLFQVRASASNIFSLSQTLLDEASHLATGFENLAGGRTLDTIGGYVLGLLALASIILIGLVMVRETNRQLRETAEKNERNQNAIMRLLDEIEDLADGDLTVTASVTEDFTGTIADSINYSVDQLRDLVATINLTAGEVAGAVQETQATAMHLAQASEHQAQQIAEASTAINQMAQSIDQVSANAAESSAVAERSVEIANKGNEVVHNTIHGMDNIREQIQDTAKRIKRLGESSQEIGDIVSLIDDIAEQTNILALNAAIQASMAGDAGRGFAVVADEVQRLAERSSAATRQIENLVRAIQTDTNEAVISMEQTTTEVVRGARLAQDAGVALEEIEGVSKTLAALIQSISNAAQQQTSSAGQISLTMNVIQQITSQTSSGSTATAESIGNLAKMASQLRRSVSGFTLPPVRKPNE; from the coding sequence ATGAGCACCGCCACGCCCGTCAAACCGCAGGAAGCCTCCCGTAGCCGTTCGCAGATCATCGTGCTGTTTATTGCGCTGATCATTTTCATCATGCTGCTGTTCGCCAACTTCGCGTACCTCAACACCCAGTCCACCTATGACAAGCAGTACATCGGCCATGCCGGCGAACTGCGGGTGCTGTCCCAGCGCATTGCCAAGAATGCCACCGAGGCCGCGGCCGGCAAGGCTGCCGCGTTCAAGCTGTTGAGCGAGGCGCGCAATGATTTTGCCCAGCGCTGGGGCTACCTGAAAAAAGGCGACCCGGCCACCGGCCTGCCCGCCGCGCCCAGCGCCGTGCGTGGCGAAATGCGCGCCGTGCAGCATGACTGGGAAGCCTTGCTGAAGAACACCGACGTGATCCTGGCCAGCGAGCAGACGGTGCTGTCCCTGCATCAAGTGGCGGCGACCCTGGCCGAAACCGTGCCGCAATTGCAGCTGGAATCGGAAAAGGTGGTCGAGATCCTGCTGCAGCGCGGCGCACCCGCCAGCCAGGTAGCCGTGGCCCAGCGCCAATCGCTGTTGGCCGAGCGCATCCTGGGGGCGGTCAACACGGTGCTGGCGGGGGATGACACGGCGGTCAAGGCCGCCGACGCCTTTGGCCGCGATGCCAACCGCTTTGGCCAGGTCCTGGCCGGTATGCTCCAGGGCAGCGCTGGCCTGAAGATCAGCGAGGTGCAAGACCCGGACGCCCGTGCGCGCCTGGCGGAGATTGCCGAGCTGTTCGAGTTTGTCTCCGGCTCCGTGGATGAAATCCTCGAAACCTCGCCGCAACTGTTCCAGGTACGCGCCTCGGCGAGCAATATCTTCAGCCTCTCGCAAACCCTACTCGATGAGGCTTCGCACCTGGCCACCGGTTTTGAAAACCTGGCGGGCGGGCGCACCCTCGACACCATCGGCGGCTATGTCCTGGGCTTGCTGGCGCTGGCATCAATCATCCTGATCGGCCTGGTGATGGTGCGCGAAACCAATCGCCAACTGCGCGAAACCGCCGAGAAAAACGAACGCAACCAGAACGCGATCATGCGCCTGCTGGACGAAATCGAAGACCTGGCCGACGGCGACCTCACCGTGACCGCCTCGGTGACCGAAGACTTCACCGGCACCATCGCCGATTCCATCAACTATTCGGTGGACCAGTTACGCGACCTGGTGGCGACCATCAACCTCACCGCCGGTGAAGTGGCCGGCGCCGTGCAGGAAACCCAGGCCACCGCCATGCACCTGGCCCAGGCCTCGGAACACCAGGCCCAGCAGATCGCCGAAGCCTCGACGGCGATCAACCAGATGGCCCAATCCATCGACCAGGTGTCGGCCAACGCTGCCGAGTCCTCGGCCGTGGCTGAACGTTCGGTGGAGATCGCCAACAAAGGCAATGAGGTGGTGCACAACACCATCCACGGCATGGACAACATTCGCGAACAGATCCAGGACACCGCCAAGCGCATCAAACGCCTGGGCGAGTCATCCCAGGAGATTGGCGATATCGTCAGCCTGATCGACGACATTGCCGAGCAGACCAACATCCTCGCCCTCAACGCCGCGATCCAGGCAAGCATGGCCGGCGATGCCGGACGCGGCTTTGCCGTGGTGGCCGATGAAGTGCAACGCCTGGCCGAACGCTCGTCGGCCGCCACCCGGCAGATCGAGAACCTGGTGCGGGCGATCCAGACCGATACCAACGAAGCCGTGATCTCCATGGAACAGACCACCACCGAAGTGGTGCGTGGCGCGCGGCTGGCCCAGGATGCCGGAGTGGCCCTGGAAGAAATCGAAGGGGTGTCCAAGACCCTGGCCGCGCTGATCCAGAGCATCTCCAACGCCGCGCAGCAGCAAACCTCGTCGGCGGGGCAGATCTCCCTGACCATGAACGTGATCCAGCAGATCACCAGCCAGACCTCATCGGGCTCCACGGCCACCGCCGAGAGCATCGGCAACCTGGCCAAAATGGCCAGCCAGTTGCGCCGTTCGGTATCGGGCTTCACCTTGCCGCCCGTGCGCAAGCCCAATGAATGA
- a CDS encoding chemotaxis protein CheW has product MTESQTAFELLLDIDRRCRLLAADLPSQETRSHSWSGIGFRLGGHWYVAPMGEVAEVLHEPRCTLMPGVKPWVRGVANLRGRLLPVINLCGFFGYELSAARKQRRVLVIEHEDTFVGLLVDEVVGLQHFAQDLLRPVSASGPAASAAFIQGQFSGDPLWQVFSPFALAQAPGFLDVAA; this is encoded by the coding sequence ATGACCGAGTCGCAAACCGCCTTTGAGCTGCTGCTGGACATCGACCGTCGCTGCCGCCTGTTGGCCGCTGATCTGCCGTCCCAGGAAACCCGCTCGCACAGCTGGAGCGGCATCGGCTTTCGCCTGGGCGGGCATTGGTATGTGGCGCCCATGGGCGAAGTCGCCGAAGTGCTGCATGAGCCGCGCTGCACCCTGATGCCCGGGGTCAAGCCTTGGGTCCGGGGCGTGGCCAACCTGCGCGGGCGTTTGCTGCCGGTGATCAACCTGTGCGGGTTCTTTGGCTATGAGCTGTCGGCCGCACGCAAGCAGCGCCGGGTGCTGGTGATTGAACACGAAGACACCTTTGTCGGCCTGCTGGTGGATGAAGTGGTCGGCCTGCAGCATTTTGCCCAGGACCTGCTGCGCCCGGTATCCGCCAGTGGGCCCGCCGCCAGCGCTGCGTTTATCCAAGGCCAGTTCAGCGGCGACCCGCTGTGGCAGGTCTTCAGCCCTTTCGCCCTGGCCCAGGCCCCGGGCTTTCTGGATGTTGCCGCATGA
- the pilH gene encoding response regulator, translating into MARVLIVDDSPTEMYKLTGMLEKHGHQVLKAENGADGVALARQEKPDAVLMDIVMPGLNGFQATRQLSKEPETNGIPIIIVTTKDQETDKIWGARQGAKEYLTKPVEEHKLIEVLNKVLKL; encoded by the coding sequence ATGGCACGCGTTCTGATCGTCGACGATTCGCCGACTGAAATGTACAAACTGACCGGCATGCTGGAAAAGCATGGGCACCAGGTCCTCAAGGCCGAAAATGGTGCCGATGGCGTGGCCCTGGCCCGCCAGGAAAAGCCCGACGCCGTCTTGATGGATATCGTCATGCCCGGCCTCAATGGCTTCCAGGCCACGCGCCAGTTGTCCAAGGAGCCGGAAACCAACGGCATCCCGATCATCATCGTCACCACCAAGGACCAGGAAACCGACAAGATCTGGGGCGCACGCCAGGGGGCCAAGGAGTACCTGACCAAGCCGGTGGAAGAACACAAACTGATTGAGGTCCTGAACAAGGTGCTCAAACTCTGA
- the pilG gene encoding twitching motility response regulator PilG yields the protein MEQHSNALKVMVIDDSKTIRRTAETLLKNVGCEVITAIDGFDALARIVDHHPHIIFVDIMMPRLDGYQTCALVKNNPAFKAIPVIMLSSRDGLFDKAKGRIVGVDQFLTKPFSKEELLSAIKAYVPGFAAVEQAH from the coding sequence ATGGAACAGCATTCCAACGCCTTGAAAGTGATGGTGATCGACGATTCGAAAACGATTCGCCGCACCGCTGAAACGCTGTTGAAGAACGTAGGGTGCGAAGTCATCACGGCCATCGACGGTTTTGATGCCCTGGCCAGAATCGTTGACCATCACCCGCACATCATCTTTGTTGACATCATGATGCCGCGCCTGGATGGCTATCAGACCTGCGCTCTGGTCAAGAACAACCCGGCGTTCAAGGCCATCCCGGTGATCATGCTGTCGTCCAGGGATGGCCTGTTCGACAAGGCCAAGGGGCGCATCGTCGGCGTCGATCAATTTTTGACCAAGCCTTTCAGCAAGGAAGAACTGCTGAGTGCGATCAAGGCCTATGTGCCGGGTTTCGCTGCAGTAGAACAAGCACATTGA
- the gshB gene encoding glutathione synthase — protein MSVRVGIVMDPIASISYKKDSSLAMLLAAQARGWTLFYMEQRDLYQGDGEARARMRPLQVFANPEKWFELQDEIDSPLSDLDVILMRKDPPFDMEFVYSTYLLEQAERAGVLIVNKPQSLRDCNEKLFATLFPQCTPPTVVSRRADVLREFAAKHGDVILKPLDGMGGTSIFRHRAGDPNLSVILETLTALGTQQIMGQAYLPAIKDGDKRILMIDGEPVDYCLARIPAAGETRGNLAAGGRGEARPLSDKDRWIAAQVGPTLREKGLLFVGLDVIGEHLTEINVTSPTCIREIDNAFGTNIGEMLMAAIADKLQAK, from the coding sequence ATGAGCGTTCGCGTCGGCATTGTCATGGACCCTATCGCCAGCATTTCCTATAAAAAGGATAGCTCGCTGGCCATGCTGCTGGCCGCCCAGGCCCGCGGCTGGACCCTGTTCTATATGGAACAGCGCGACCTTTACCAGGGTGACGGCGAGGCGCGGGCGCGGATGCGCCCTCTGCAGGTGTTTGCCAACCCTGAAAAGTGGTTCGAACTGCAAGACGAGATCGACAGCCCGCTGAGCGACCTGGACGTGATCCTGATGCGCAAGGATCCGCCGTTCGACATGGAGTTCGTCTACTCCACCTACCTGCTGGAGCAGGCCGAGCGTGCCGGCGTGCTGATCGTCAACAAGCCCCAGAGCCTGCGCGACTGCAACGAGAAGTTGTTCGCCACACTGTTCCCCCAGTGCACGCCGCCCACCGTGGTCAGCCGCCGCGCCGACGTACTGCGTGAATTTGCCGCCAAGCACGGCGATGTGATCCTCAAGCCGCTGGACGGTATGGGCGGCACCTCGATCTTCCGTCACCGCGCAGGCGACCCCAATCTGTCGGTGATCCTTGAGACCCTGACGGCCCTGGGCACCCAGCAGATCATGGGCCAGGCCTACCTGCCGGCGATCAAGGATGGCGACAAGCGCATCCTGATGATCGATGGCGAACCGGTGGATTACTGCCTGGCACGTATCCCGGCAGCCGGCGAGACCCGTGGCAACCTCGCGGCGGGTGGTCGTGGCGAAGCCCGTCCGCTGAGCGACAAAGACCGCTGGATCGCCGCCCAGGTTGGCCCGACCCTGCGGGAGAAAGGCCTGCTGTTCGTAGGACTTGACGTAATTGGTGAGCACCTGACGGAAATCAACGTCACCAGCCCGACCTGTATTCGCGAAATAGACAACGCGTTCGGCACCAATATCGGCGAAATGCTCATGGCAGCCATTGCCGACAAGCTACAAGCCAAGTGA